The Leucobacter rhizosphaerae genome includes a region encoding these proteins:
- a CDS encoding RDD family protein has product MAASTPQRFGDLEPSAWPGERLGLPETGPRSVARIGRRTLAIAIDWGLALLLANAFADGAAVSMLTLAIFAVAQVVFIPTIGGSIGHRLLGMRVVPLVGGWIGLWRPVVRTLLLVLVIPVIVWDSDQRGFHDKIAGTVLVRA; this is encoded by the coding sequence ATGGCAGCCTCGACCCCGCAGCGGTTCGGAGATCTTGAGCCGAGTGCGTGGCCCGGCGAGCGACTCGGTCTGCCCGAAACCGGTCCGCGCTCCGTCGCGCGCATCGGTCGCCGCACCCTCGCCATCGCGATCGACTGGGGGCTCGCCCTCCTGCTGGCGAACGCTTTCGCCGACGGTGCGGCGGTCTCCATGCTCACCCTCGCAATCTTCGCGGTCGCCCAGGTCGTCTTCATTCCCACCATCGGCGGCTCGATCGGCCACCGCCTGCTCGGCATGCGCGTCGTGCCGCTCGTCGGCGGGTGGATCGGGCTCTGGCGCCCGGTCGTGCGCACCCTGCTGCTGGTCCTCGTGATCCCCGTCATCGTGTGGGATTCGGATCAGCGCGGATTCCACGACAAGATCGCTGGAACCGTCCTGGTCCGGGCATGA
- a CDS encoding DUF4191 domain-containing protein, whose protein sequence is MAAEKAKRTGRIKQMVEIYRTTRVRDRNLTLALLVSFLAPVVVSLLLAWLLPGSWLNWVVWPLSGVLVGILLVMIVLGRRAEKAAYQQIDGRPGAVGAVVQGALRRSWRGSEVPVSINRNQDAVYRVVGRGGVVLISEGSRARTERMAADEERKVKRALRNVEVVHLYVGPDGDGIPLHKLSRTLVKLKPKMSRAEVTAVYNRLSSLQATPIGIPKGMDPNRVRPQRPR, encoded by the coding sequence ATGGCAGCTGAGAAAGCGAAACGCACCGGTCGCATCAAACAGATGGTGGAGATCTATCGGACCACGAGGGTCCGGGATCGCAACCTGACGCTGGCGCTTCTGGTGTCGTTCCTTGCTCCCGTCGTGGTATCGCTGCTGCTCGCCTGGCTCCTTCCCGGGAGCTGGCTGAACTGGGTCGTCTGGCCCCTCAGCGGCGTCCTCGTCGGCATTCTCCTCGTGATGATCGTGCTGGGGCGTCGCGCCGAGAAGGCCGCCTACCAGCAGATCGACGGTCGACCCGGCGCCGTGGGCGCCGTCGTGCAGGGCGCTCTCCGTCGCTCGTGGCGCGGCTCCGAGGTCCCGGTCTCGATCAACCGCAACCAGGACGCGGTCTACCGGGTCGTGGGACGCGGCGGCGTGGTGCTCATCTCCGAGGGCTCCCGAGCTCGCACGGAACGCATGGCCGCCGATGAGGAGCGCAAGGTCAAGCGCGCGCTCCGCAACGTCGAGGTCGTCCACCTCTACGTCGGTCCCGACGGCGACGGCATCCCGCTCCACAAGCTCTCCCGCACGCTCGTCAAGCTGAAGCCGAAGATGAGCCGCGCCGAGGTGACGGCCGTGTACAACCGGCTCTCCTCGCTCCAGGCAACGCCGATCGGGATCCCCAAGGGGATGGACCCGAACCGCGTCCGCCCGCAGCGCCCCCGCTGA